The following proteins are encoded in a genomic region of Synechococcus sp. CBW1002:
- a CDS encoding glycosyltransferase family 4 protein — translation MAHIAWLGKKSPFCGNVTYGLTTTYALRQRGHGISFIHFDTPATGLSLPEFGSASRNRMANERARKASAALQSGGPATGGGGNVALVQTNPTVTLAEENPEVALPYLMKSQVYTIPSLGAQRALRESLERLRPDVVHASLTLSPLDFLLPDLCQQLDLPLVATFHPAFDASLRNLAGGTQQLTYQLYAPSLARYDRVIVFSELQAEVLIRLGVRRERLAVIPNGVDTATWRPASVSPSPELAALQQRFAGRRVFLYMGRVATEKNVEALLRAWRLVRPRGCVLVIVGDGPVRAALQGSSSDPDVVWWGFEPSLERRVALQQLAEVFLLPSLVEGLSLALLEAMASGTACVATDAGADGEVLAEGAGIVISTQGVTTQLRTLLPVLRDQPVLTQELGRRARVRAMERYTLAANIDSLEQLYGELCHHSQVA, via the coding sequence GTGGCACATATTGCCTGGCTTGGCAAGAAATCACCGTTCTGCGGCAACGTCACCTACGGGCTCACCACCACCTATGCCCTGCGGCAGCGGGGGCATGGCATCAGCTTCATCCACTTCGACACCCCGGCCACGGGCCTGAGCCTGCCTGAGTTCGGCAGTGCTTCCCGCAACCGCATGGCCAATGAGAGGGCGCGCAAGGCAAGCGCCGCGCTGCAGTCAGGCGGGCCGGCGACAGGCGGGGGGGGGAACGTTGCCCTGGTCCAGACCAACCCGACGGTGACCCTGGCAGAGGAGAACCCGGAGGTCGCTCTGCCCTACCTGATGAAGTCGCAGGTGTACACCATCCCCTCGCTGGGGGCCCAGCGAGCCCTGCGGGAATCCCTGGAGCGCCTGCGTCCCGACGTGGTGCACGCCAGTCTCACCCTCTCGCCGCTGGATTTCCTGCTGCCCGATCTCTGCCAGCAGCTGGATCTGCCGCTGGTGGCCACCTTCCATCCCGCCTTTGACGCCAGCCTGCGCAATCTGGCCGGAGGCACGCAGCAGCTCACCTATCAGCTGTATGCCCCGTCGCTGGCCCGCTACGACCGGGTGATCGTGTTCTCGGAGCTGCAGGCCGAGGTGCTGATCCGGCTGGGGGTGCGGCGCGAACGGCTGGCCGTGATTCCCAATGGCGTCGACACAGCCACGTGGCGGCCTGCTTCGGTGTCACCGAGTCCGGAGCTGGCGGCCCTGCAACAACGCTTCGCCGGCCGCCGTGTCTTCCTCTACATGGGCCGGGTGGCCACCGAGAAGAACGTCGAGGCTCTGCTGCGGGCCTGGCGCCTCGTGCGGCCCCGCGGCTGCGTGCTGGTGATCGTGGGGGATGGTCCCGTGCGGGCTGCTCTGCAGGGCAGCAGCAGTGACCCTGATGTGGTGTGGTGGGGTTTCGAGCCCAGCCTGGAGCGCCGGGTGGCCCTGCAGCAGCTGGCGGAGGTGTTTCTGCTGCCCTCCCTGGTGGAGGGCCTCTCCCTGGCCTTGCTGGAGGCCATGGCCAGCGGCACGGCCTGCGTGGCCACCGATGCCGGCGCCGATGGCGAGGTGCTGGCGGAGGGCGCCGGCATCGTGATCAGCACCCAGGGCGTCACCACCCAGCTGCGTACCCTGTTGCCGGTGCTGCGGGATCAGCCCGTGCTGACCCAGGAGCTGGGGCGCCGGGCCCGGGTGCGGGCCATGGAGCGCTACACCCTGGCCGCCAACATCGACAGCCTGGAACAGCTCTATGGCGAACTCTGCCACCATTCCCAGGTGGCCTGA
- the lipB gene encoding lipoyl(octanoyl) transferase LipB, protein MPQIRNDAILFETAAATADPVPFLQAWQWQQQLQARLLQDPDGPDAVLLVQHLPCYTLGRGADPAFLRFDPADPPLPTYRIDRGGEVTHHAPGQLVLYPVLNLQRHGADLHQYLRQLEEVVLRVLARLGLRGERLEGLTGVWLDGRKVAAIGVGARRWISQHGLALNVDGPLEGYGAIVPCGLSDRPVGRLCDWIPPLTVAAVQPLLIAAFAEVFDLQLRPPLPAEALQGW, encoded by the coding sequence GTGCCCCAGATCCGGAACGACGCAATCCTTTTTGAAACCGCCGCTGCAACGGCCGATCCGGTGCCGTTTCTGCAGGCTTGGCAATGGCAGCAGCAACTGCAGGCCCGCCTGCTGCAGGATCCCGACGGCCCCGATGCCGTGCTGCTGGTCCAGCATCTCCCCTGCTACACCCTCGGCCGCGGCGCCGATCCGGCCTTCCTGCGGTTCGACCCGGCCGATCCGCCCCTGCCCACCTATCGCATCGATCGGGGCGGTGAGGTGACCCACCATGCGCCCGGCCAGCTGGTGCTCTATCCGGTGCTCAACCTGCAGCGCCACGGGGCCGATCTGCACCAGTACCTGCGGCAGCTGGAGGAGGTGGTGCTCCGGGTGCTGGCCCGCCTGGGATTGCGGGGCGAACGGCTGGAGGGGCTTACGGGGGTGTGGCTGGACGGGCGCAAGGTGGCGGCGATCGGAGTGGGGGCCCGGCGCTGGATCAGCCAGCACGGCCTGGCCCTGAATGTGGACGGGCCCCTGGAGGGGTACGGGGCGATCGTGCCCTGCGGCCTGAGCGATCGACCGGTGGGGCGCCTGTGCGACTGGATTCCCCCGCTCACGGTCGCCGCGGTGCAACCCCTGCTGATCGCGGCCTTTGCCGAGGTGTTCGATCTGCAGCTGCGGCCTCCACTCCCGGCAGAAGCGCTGCAGGGGTGGTAA
- a CDS encoding MFS transporter: MKPHDTTRSASVSAPNVPGAGGRATGLQAVLALPGFRRLWIGQVFSQLADKFYIVLMVFLIAQYWVTDTPGTNPALAEAAAVMRMDVETRAQVITLLATGIYVANTIPAMVLGTVAGVWADRWPKRRVMVASNGLRAALVLLAPLCLIPGPVWFGLSWGYWGLVAMTFLESVLTQFFAPAEQAVIPLLVPGPLLLAANSLYQATSMAATILGFALGDPILRLLRSGLAQFGIRGGEFLLLPLCYGLAAVAISTIQLQEKPQLDRQTTVWQEIGDGLQVLRARPSVRTAMVHLVLLYSLLAALYVLAISLASGVEGLGPTRFGVLLAMSGVGLAVGALAMAQLGHGINRRVLASTGLGTIAWCLVLLGQLRGSLVFTLLLCGLLGVGAALLAIPAQTTIQEDTPEAQRGKVFGLQNNLINIALSLPLVLAGTVVSRYGLLPVLWGLAAIALLAAVVEQPWRAEGR; the protein is encoded by the coding sequence ATGAAGCCGCATGACACGACCCGCAGCGCCAGCGTGAGCGCCCCCAACGTTCCAGGAGCTGGCGGCCGCGCCACCGGACTGCAGGCCGTGCTGGCGCTGCCGGGCTTCCGGCGCCTGTGGATCGGCCAGGTCTTTTCGCAGCTGGCCGACAAGTTCTACATCGTGCTGATGGTGTTCCTGATCGCCCAGTACTGGGTCACGGACACCCCCGGCACCAATCCGGCGCTGGCGGAGGCCGCGGCGGTGATGCGCATGGACGTGGAGACCCGCGCCCAGGTGATCACTCTGCTGGCCACCGGCATCTACGTGGCCAACACGATTCCGGCCATGGTGCTGGGCACCGTGGCCGGTGTCTGGGCGGATCGCTGGCCGAAACGGCGGGTGATGGTGGCCTCCAACGGCCTTCGGGCCGCCCTGGTGCTGCTGGCGCCGCTCTGCCTGATCCCCGGGCCGGTCTGGTTCGGCCTCAGCTGGGGGTACTGGGGGCTGGTGGCCATGACCTTCCTGGAATCGGTGCTGACCCAGTTCTTCGCGCCGGCGGAACAGGCCGTGATCCCGCTGCTGGTGCCCGGCCCGCTGCTGCTGGCGGCCAATTCTCTGTATCAGGCCACCAGCATGGCCGCCACGATCCTGGGCTTTGCCCTCGGCGATCCGATCCTGCGGCTGCTGCGCAGCGGCCTGGCCCAGTTCGGCATTCGGGGGGGGGAATTTCTGCTGCTGCCTCTGTGCTACGGGCTGGCGGCGGTGGCGATCAGCACCATCCAGCTGCAGGAGAAACCCCAGCTGGATCGACAGACCACGGTGTGGCAGGAAATCGGCGATGGCCTGCAGGTGCTGCGGGCCCGACCGAGCGTGCGCACCGCCATGGTGCATCTGGTGCTGCTCTACAGCTTGCTGGCGGCCCTCTACGTGCTGGCCATCAGCCTGGCCTCGGGGGTGGAGGGGCTGGGCCCCACCCGGTTCGGTGTTCTGCTGGCCATGAGCGGCGTGGGCCTGGCGGTGGGGGCCCTGGCCATGGCGCAGCTGGGCCATGGGATCAACCGGCGGGTGCTGGCCTCCACCGGCCTGGGCACGATCGCCTGGTGCCTGGTGCTGCTGGGCCAGCTGCGCGGCAGCCTGGTCTTCACCCTGCTGCTCTGTGGCCTGCTGGGGGTGGGCGCGGCGCTGCTGGCGATCCCCGCCCAGACCACGATCCAGGAGGACACGCCCGAGGCCCAACGGGGCAAGGTGTTCGGTCTGCAGAACAACCTGATCAACATCGCCCTGAGCCTGCCCCTGGTCCTGGCGGGCACGGTGGTGAGTCGCTACGGCCTGCTGCCGGTGCTGTGGGGACTGGCCGCCATCGCCCTGCTGGCCGCCGTGGTGGAGCAGCCCTGGCGCGCCGAAGGCCGCTGA
- the recO gene encoding DNA repair protein RecO → MPDRRLEGLALSARPLGEHDRLLTLISEEEGLCRLAVPGGRRPRSRLAAAVPLAHLTLQVSGGRGLQRVRQLEVLHNYTLLGERLETLAAAQSLLELASLLVPEHLPVPGLLGDLLMQLGRLEEVVRQHSPNPEAMAIAVQGSVHLLALGGYGLPLQHCARSGAALQPPVGNWEWRCSLLPGEGLVVGALPGARVVLNASEVALLQRLPRPQLPRRRDGTLLGPEPVWLHLLALLEIWCGEHLSRRPRAWRLLRRDGPDGPGAT, encoded by the coding sequence GTGCCGGATCGCCGTCTTGAAGGCCTGGCCCTGAGTGCCCGCCCCCTGGGCGAACACGATCGCCTGCTGACCCTGATCAGTGAGGAGGAGGGCCTCTGCCGGCTGGCGGTGCCCGGTGGCCGTCGGCCCCGCAGTCGGCTGGCGGCCGCGGTTCCCCTGGCCCACCTGACCCTGCAGGTGAGCGGAGGCCGGGGGCTGCAGCGGGTGCGGCAGCTGGAGGTGCTGCACAACTACACCCTGCTGGGGGAACGGCTCGAGACCCTGGCCGCCGCCCAGTCGCTGCTGGAGCTGGCCTCCCTGCTGGTGCCTGAGCACCTGCCGGTGCCCGGTCTGCTGGGGGATCTGCTGATGCAGCTGGGCCGTCTGGAAGAGGTGGTGCGGCAGCACTCCCCCAATCCCGAGGCTATGGCCATCGCGGTGCAGGGCAGTGTCCATCTGCTGGCCCTGGGGGGCTACGGCCTGCCCCTGCAGCACTGCGCCCGCAGCGGTGCAGCCTTGCAACCGCCCGTGGGCAACTGGGAGTGGCGCTGCAGCCTGCTGCCGGGCGAAGGCCTGGTGGTGGGGGCGCTGCCGGGCGCCCGGGTAGTGCTCAATGCTTCGGAAGTCGCCCTGCTGCAGCGTCTGCCCCGACCCCAGCTGCCCCGCCGCCGCGATGGAACCCTGCTCGGCCCCGAGCCGGTGTGGCTGCACCTGCTGGCGCTGCTGGAGATCTGGTGCGGCGAACACCTCAGCCGCCGACCGCGGGCCTGGCGCCTGCTGCGTCGGGACGGGCCAGACGGCCCTGGGGCAACATGA
- the deoC gene encoding deoxyribose-phosphate aldolase — translation MARDRSSLREQPDLAPLIDHALLDPLQGVAAVQRCCEEARHFGFAGVCLASRWVAAAREHLPIGGPVKLISVVGFPFGAVPAAIKRAEAEAAAAAGADELDVVPDFGALIDRDSGSLHDDLAAIAELGLPIKVILEVGRLEPEALELLVEVSLDAGARFLKTGSGFGPPVTTDQVGRLRDLARGRAAVKASGGITDLEQARALVEAGAARLGTSRGVALMQAQRAGSPS, via the coding sequence ATGGCCCGCGATCGCTCCAGCCTGCGCGAGCAGCCCGACCTTGCTCCCCTGATCGACCACGCCCTGCTCGACCCGTTGCAGGGCGTGGCTGCAGTGCAGCGCTGCTGCGAGGAAGCGCGCCATTTCGGCTTTGCCGGCGTCTGCCTGGCCTCACGCTGGGTGGCGGCGGCCCGCGAGCACCTGCCGATCGGAGGGCCGGTGAAGCTGATCTCGGTGGTGGGCTTTCCCTTCGGTGCCGTGCCAGCGGCCATCAAGCGAGCCGAGGCGGAAGCCGCCGCCGCCGCCGGGGCGGATGAGCTCGATGTGGTGCCCGATTTCGGTGCCCTGATCGACCGGGACAGCGGCAGCCTGCACGATGATCTGGCCGCGATCGCGGAGCTGGGCCTGCCGATCAAGGTGATTCTCGAGGTGGGCCGTCTGGAGCCGGAGGCGCTGGAGCTGCTGGTGGAGGTGAGCCTGGATGCCGGTGCCCGCTTCCTCAAGACCGGCAGTGGCTTCGGTCCGCCCGTGACCACAGACCAGGTGGGTCGGCTGCGGGACCTGGCCCGCGGCCGGGCCGCGGTGAAGGCCTCCGGTGGCATCACGGATCTGGAGCAGGCTCGGGCCTTGGTGGAGGCCGGCGCCGCCCGACTGGGAACGAGCCGTGGCGTGGCCCTGATGCAGGCGCAGCGTGCCGGATCGCCGTCTTGA
- the hpf gene encoding ribosome hibernation-promoting factor, HPF/YfiA family translates to MKLLIHGRNLDVTPAIREYTEAKLTRAINHFEGMVKEADVHLSVARNPRVPQQTAEVTMYANGTVIRAQERSENLYASIDLVASKLSRQLHRFMDRQHDHHHSSGHRASTTPGTEEIVGELSVDHSLTEGREPELPAPAVRRKYFAMPPMKLDDALHQLEMIDHDFYVFRDADDGQIQVVYRRNHGGFGVIQPRDA, encoded by the coding sequence ATGAAACTCCTGATTCATGGCCGCAATCTTGATGTCACCCCGGCCATCCGGGAATACACCGAAGCCAAGCTGACCCGCGCCATCAACCACTTTGAGGGAATGGTGAAGGAGGCGGACGTGCATCTGTCCGTTGCCCGCAACCCGCGCGTCCCCCAGCAGACCGCCGAGGTGACGATGTATGCCAACGGCACGGTGATCCGCGCCCAGGAGCGCAGCGAAAACCTCTATGCCAGCATCGATCTGGTGGCCAGCAAGCTGAGCCGCCAGCTGCATCGGTTCATGGACCGGCAGCATGACCATCACCACAGCTCCGGTCACCGGGCCAGCACCACCCCCGGCACCGAAGAGATCGTGGGCGAGCTCTCGGTCGATCACTCCCTCACCGAAGGCCGGGAACCGGAGCTGCCTGCTCCCGCTGTGCGGCGCAAGTACTTCGCCATGCCGCCGATGAAGCTGGACGATGCCCTGCATCAGCTGGAGATGATCGACCACGACTTCTACGTGTTCCGCGATGCCGACGATGGCCAGATTCAGGTGGTCTATCGCCGCAACCACGGCGGCTTTGGTGTGATTCAGCCCAGAGACGCCTGA